The proteins below come from a single Cupriavidus pauculus genomic window:
- a CDS encoding flagellar protein FlaG → MAHPNTVSMPPAQVAAHPATSQAPAPAGAAKLPGEPQRAADPAAPSFSRNSDSSSDTTGAVQELVDVLKTTSIGLRFEIDDKTHRVITKVIDKDTGEVIRQMPNEEVLRVARAIDKLQGLFVSHAV, encoded by the coding sequence ATGGCACACCCTAATACCGTTTCGATGCCCCCGGCGCAGGTCGCCGCGCATCCCGCCACGAGCCAGGCGCCAGCGCCGGCCGGCGCGGCCAAACTGCCTGGCGAGCCGCAACGCGCGGCGGACCCCGCTGCCCCGTCTTTCTCCAGGAACTCCGATTCGTCCTCCGACACCACCGGTGCCGTGCAGGAGCTCGTCGATGTTCTCAAGACGACGTCGATCGGCCTGCGATTCGAGATCGACGACAAGACGCACCGCGTCATCACCAAGGTGATCGACAAGGACACGGGCGAGGTCATCCGGCAAATGCCGAACGAGGAAGTCCTGCGCGTCGCCCGCGCGATCGACAAGTTGCAGGGTCTGTTTGTCAGTCACGCCGTGTAG
- a CDS encoding FliC/FljB family flagellin, whose product MAQVINTNILSLQTQSNLNTSQASLNSAIQRLSSGLRINSAKDDAAGQAIANRFTANIRGLTQASRNANDGISIAQTTEGALTEVNNNLQRVRELSVQAANGTNSGSDLKSIQDEIKQRLAEIDRVSSQTQFNGVKVLAKNQNMTIQVGANDAETITIGLQQITSKTLGISGFSVAGPQGTTGTIANGTAVTAIFGNGATGTSATGVSAADIQRALGLNTSSAINAQDLVQDSKGNLFVRVSMTGLTAADDTALSAKGFAGNGTATSTTMYIAVKASDAVNNGTTAGFTINGAALTSSDFQQTATTNPLATMDAALSTVDNLRSALGAVQNRFESTINNLSTTVNNLSASRSRIEDADYATEVSNMTRAQILQQAGTSVLSQANQTTQNVLSLLR is encoded by the coding sequence ATGGCGCAAGTCATCAACACCAACATTCTGTCTCTGCAAACGCAGAGCAACCTGAACACCTCGCAAGCTTCGCTGAACAGCGCGATCCAACGCCTGTCGTCGGGTCTGCGCATCAACAGCGCAAAGGACGACGCCGCTGGCCAAGCCATCGCCAACCGCTTCACCGCCAACATCCGCGGCCTGACGCAAGCTTCGCGTAACGCCAACGACGGTATCTCGATCGCTCAAACGACCGAAGGCGCGCTGACCGAAGTCAACAACAACCTGCAACGTGTCCGTGAACTGTCGGTGCAAGCCGCCAACGGCACGAACTCGGGTTCGGACCTGAAGTCGATCCAGGACGAAATCAAGCAGCGTCTGGCTGAAATCGACCGCGTGTCGTCGCAAACCCAGTTCAACGGTGTGAAGGTTCTGGCCAAGAACCAGAACATGACGATCCAGGTTGGCGCGAACGACGCTGAAACCATCACGATCGGCCTGCAGCAAATCACGTCGAAGACCCTGGGCATCTCGGGCTTCAGCGTTGCTGGCCCGCAAGGCACGACCGGCACGATCGCCAACGGTACCGCTGTTACCGCCATCTTCGGCAACGGCGCAACCGGCACCAGCGCAACCGGCGTGTCGGCTGCCGACATCCAGCGCGCTCTGGGCCTGAACACCTCGTCGGCTATCAACGCCCAAGACCTGGTGCAAGACTCGAAGGGCAACCTGTTCGTTCGCGTGAGCATGACCGGCCTGACCGCCGCCGACGACACGGCTCTGTCGGCCAAGGGCTTCGCTGGCAACGGCACGGCTACCTCGACGACGATGTACATCGCCGTCAAGGCAAGCGACGCCGTGAACAACGGTACGACCGCTGGCTTCACGATCAACGGTGCAGCGCTGACGTCCTCGGACTTCCAGCAAACCGCTACGACGAACCCGCTGGCCACGATGGACGCCGCACTGTCCACGGTGGACAACCTGCGTTCGGCCCTGGGTGCTGTGCAAAACCGGTTCGAATCGACGATCAACAACCTGAGCACGACGGTGAACAACCTGTCGGCTTCGCGTTCGCGCATCGAAGACGCTGACTACGCAACGGAAGTGTCGAACATGACCCGCGCGCAGATCCTGCAACAAGCTGGTACGTCGGTGCTGTCGCAAGCCAACCAGACGACCCAGAACGTGCTGTCGCTGCTGCGTTAA
- a CDS encoding RNA chaperone Hfq has translation MNVSSLVSSSAARSLVGSSGEVVKQEKKASRPSRKLQHLQFAAHSASRVPVIVHLSNGTRLTGVVIASDNYMLLLGQDLDDPTPVLVYKRAVTVVTPAGPEGEAVVPDAETSPDFVRLFVPRTRKRR, from the coding sequence GTGAATGTTTCATCCCTCGTATCGTCGTCAGCCGCCAGATCCCTTGTGGGCTCTTCCGGAGAAGTTGTGAAGCAGGAAAAAAAGGCCTCCAGACCCAGTCGCAAACTACAGCACCTGCAATTTGCGGCCCACAGCGCCAGTCGCGTTCCGGTCATCGTCCACTTGTCGAACGGCACACGCCTCACGGGCGTGGTCATCGCTTCGGACAATTACATGCTGCTGCTCGGGCAGGATCTCGACGATCCGACGCCCGTGCTGGTGTACAAGCGCGCCGTCACGGTGGTGACGCCGGCCGGCCCCGAGGGCGAGGCCGTGGTGCCGGACGCGGAAACCTCGCCGGATTTCGTGCGCCTGTTCGTACCGCGCACCCGCAAGCGCCGCTGA
- a CDS encoding methyl-accepting chemotaxis protein, with amino-acid sequence MGLRNTGIGTRLSLAFLLVVVLLAAVAAVGVSSLHGMNDAMHTAVEQRLLRVLDLNRVKGDAQQIGMLVRDAALSQDPAIVTRNAERIVAVREDVARTLGEFSKLLEQSGHPDRKAMLDSLTQAREGYNKQLDAVIQQLRASDFDGARSGLANGLGPAQVPYFEKLDELSASGRKMAISAVGTASERYELTRDVLIGLAIVAAVVAAMLGMAITRSITRPARHALDAAEALSAGRLGHTIEVRSQDEMGRMLGALEGAFGQLRSLVHGIQQAAGSIDTAAREISTGNTDLSQRTEEQAASLEQTAASMEQLTSTVRQNAENARQANQLAVNASDVASQGGRAVRGVVETMDGISKSSQRVTEIIGVIEGIAFQTNILALNAAVEAARAGEQGRGFSVVAAEVRTLAQRSSAAAKEIGELINGSVRQVQDGAKQVEQAGRTMDDIVGAVRRVTDIMGEITAASQEQSAGIEQVSLAITQMEGVTQQNAALVEEAAAAAESLLQQAQGLVTEVAKFDIGGTQGAATSRAAIAHAAVPALAAPSAPSARALPSRLPALASASTSSAARTGRALPSPTPAVVREPAASSATTAPATRVRAISRPVNAAAAPAAARPAPAETKRPAQPTAAPAPRATREPAVPAAVRPPVTRKPQASVLPTRTPATPAKARGPVERQRREPVLQPARRPGHARPAASPALATAGAGEWETF; translated from the coding sequence ATGGGCTTGCGAAATACAGGCATCGGGACAAGGCTGTCCCTGGCATTTCTGCTGGTGGTCGTGTTGCTGGCCGCCGTGGCGGCAGTGGGCGTGTCGTCGCTCCATGGCATGAACGACGCCATGCATACGGCCGTCGAGCAGCGTCTGCTGCGCGTGCTGGACCTCAATCGCGTCAAGGGCGACGCGCAACAGATCGGCATGCTGGTGCGCGACGCGGCACTGTCGCAGGATCCGGCGATCGTCACGCGCAATGCCGAGCGCATCGTCGCCGTGCGCGAGGACGTGGCGCGCACGCTCGGGGAATTCAGCAAGCTGCTCGAGCAGTCGGGCCATCCCGATCGCAAGGCGATGCTGGACTCGCTGACGCAGGCGCGCGAAGGCTATAACAAGCAGCTCGATGCCGTGATCCAGCAACTGCGGGCCAGCGACTTCGACGGCGCGCGAAGCGGTCTCGCCAATGGGCTGGGTCCGGCGCAGGTGCCGTATTTCGAGAAGCTCGACGAACTCTCGGCATCGGGCCGCAAGATGGCGATCTCCGCCGTCGGTACCGCAAGCGAGCGGTACGAGCTCACACGTGACGTGCTGATTGGCCTGGCCATCGTGGCCGCGGTGGTCGCTGCCATGCTCGGCATGGCCATCACGCGTTCCATCACGCGGCCCGCCCGGCACGCGCTGGACGCGGCCGAGGCGCTGTCGGCCGGCCGGCTCGGCCATACGATCGAGGTGCGCAGCCAGGACGAAATGGGCCGCATGCTCGGCGCGCTCGAAGGGGCCTTCGGTCAATTGCGCAGCCTTGTGCATGGCATTCAGCAGGCGGCGGGCTCGATCGACACCGCCGCGCGCGAGATCAGCACCGGCAACACGGATTTGTCCCAGCGTACGGAAGAGCAGGCGGCCTCGCTCGAACAGACCGCTGCATCGATGGAGCAGCTGACCTCGACGGTGCGTCAGAACGCCGAGAACGCGCGCCAGGCCAACCAGCTCGCGGTGAATGCATCCGACGTGGCCAGCCAGGGCGGCCGTGCCGTGCGCGGCGTGGTGGAGACGATGGACGGCATCTCGAAGTCGTCGCAGCGCGTGACCGAGATCATCGGGGTGATCGAGGGCATTGCGTTCCAGACCAATATTCTTGCGCTCAACGCGGCCGTGGAAGCGGCGCGCGCGGGCGAGCAGGGCCGGGGCTTCTCGGTCGTGGCGGCGGAAGTGCGCACGCTGGCGCAGCGGTCGTCCGCGGCGGCGAAGGAAATCGGCGAACTGATCAACGGGTCGGTCCGGCAGGTGCAGGACGGCGCGAAGCAGGTGGAGCAGGCGGGCAGGACCATGGACGATATCGTCGGCGCGGTCCGCCGCGTGACGGACATCATGGGCGAGATCACCGCGGCGAGCCAGGAGCAGTCGGCCGGCATCGAGCAGGTGAGCCTGGCCATTACCCAGATGGAAGGCGTGACGCAGCAGAACGCGGCGCTCGTCGAAGAGGCCGCGGCGGCCGCCGAAAGCCTGCTGCAGCAGGCGCAGGGGCTGGTGACCGAAGTCGCCAAGTTCGATATCGGCGGCACGCAGGGTGCCGCGACGAGCCGCGCAGCCATCGCCCATGCCGCAGTGCCCGCCCTTGCCGCACCTTCCGCACCTTCCGCACGCGCGCTGCCATCGCGCCTGCCCGCCCTCGCGTCCGCATCCACCTCGTCCGCGGCTCGCACCGGACGCGCCTTGCCTTCGCCGACTCCCGCAGTCGTGCGCGAGCCCGCTGCCTCGTCCGCGACGACGGCGCCCGCCACGCGCGTGCGCGCCATCTCGCGCCCGGTGAACGCGGCGGCCGCTCCGGCTGCGGCGCGCCCGGCGCCTGCCGAGACGAAGCGCCCCGCCCAACCGACGGCCGCCCCGGCACCGCGCGCCACGCGCGAACCCGCCGTCCCCGCAGCGGTCCGCCCGCCGGTGACGCGCAAGCCGCAGGCTTCCGTGCTGCCCACGCGCACGCCGGCGACACCGGCCAAAGCGCGCGGTCCGGTGGAGCGTCAGCGCCGCGAGCCGGTATTGCAGCCCGCGCGCCGTCCGGGCCATGCCCGCCCGGCCGCGAGCCCCGCGCTCGCGACCGCCGGCGCCGGCGAGTGGGAAACTTTCTGA
- a CDS encoding MDR family MFS transporter, with protein sequence MQVLFGLMLAILLGALEQSIVAVVLPDIALQLNGFDDMAWVISAYLVASTVVTPIYGKLSDVLGRRAVLSFSIILFTLASVFCAMATSMPMLILARILQGLGGGGLISVSQATIGDVVPLRERGRYQGYVSGVWAVASMAGPVIGGYLAHWLSWRWIFWINLPLALIALVVVRRTLRHLPVSGRRHRIDYPGALLFGGGLTGVLVFLTRLGQGHSPLEAESIGLLLAGLLGLAIFVWQERRATDPVIPLDLLAVPTVAICCTTLFLCFFQLIAMSVLLPLRFQVVGGAPADIAALRLVPLTLAIPFGAFIAGRMMSWTGRYKPLQMTGSVVAPIAIVGLAFVPVHDVLPSLLVMVVLGLSLGLQFPSGLVATQNAVPQQQMGIATALTAFSRLLGGAVGVAVLTTVLIALLRHSGVAMSTGHAGEDVLMSMFRRALGGADQADAAAVRAAAEHAFRTLFLLSAAVSLISPFLVMRLKEVALRGSPAEAAKAAAAAAE encoded by the coding sequence ATGCAGGTGCTGTTCGGCCTGATGCTCGCCATCCTGCTGGGCGCGCTCGAGCAATCGATCGTCGCGGTCGTGCTGCCCGATATTGCGCTGCAGCTCAACGGTTTCGACGACATGGCGTGGGTGATTTCGGCCTACCTCGTCGCCTCCACGGTGGTGACGCCGATCTACGGCAAGCTTTCCGACGTGCTCGGCCGGCGCGCCGTGCTCAGTTTCTCGATCATCCTGTTCACGCTCGCATCGGTGTTCTGCGCGATGGCGACGTCGATGCCGATGCTGATTCTCGCGCGCATCCTGCAGGGGCTCGGGGGTGGCGGCCTGATCTCGGTATCGCAGGCGACCATCGGCGACGTGGTGCCGCTGCGCGAGCGCGGCCGGTATCAGGGCTATGTCAGCGGCGTGTGGGCCGTGGCCAGCATGGCGGGTCCCGTTATCGGCGGTTACCTCGCGCACTGGCTGTCGTGGCGCTGGATCTTCTGGATCAACCTGCCGCTCGCGCTGATTGCGCTGGTCGTCGTGCGGCGCACGCTGCGCCATCTGCCGGTCAGCGGCCGGCGCCATCGCATCGACTATCCGGGCGCGTTGCTGTTCGGCGGCGGTCTCACCGGTGTGCTCGTCTTCCTCACGCGCCTCGGGCAGGGGCATTCGCCGCTCGAAGCCGAGTCGATCGGCCTGTTGCTCGCGGGTCTGCTGGGGCTCGCGATCTTCGTCTGGCAGGAGCGCCGCGCGACCGATCCGGTGATCCCGCTCGATCTGCTTGCCGTGCCGACCGTGGCCATTTGCTGCACGACGCTGTTCCTGTGCTTCTTCCAACTGATCGCGATGTCGGTGCTGCTGCCGCTGCGGTTCCAGGTGGTGGGCGGCGCGCCCGCCGATATCGCGGCGCTGCGTCTGGTCCCGCTGACGCTTGCGATTCCGTTCGGCGCGTTTATCGCCGGGCGCATGATGTCGTGGACGGGGCGCTACAAGCCGCTGCAGATGACGGGCTCGGTCGTCGCACCGATCGCGATCGTCGGGCTGGCGTTCGTGCCCGTGCACGACGTGCTGCCGAGCCTGCTGGTGATGGTGGTGCTCGGCCTGTCGCTCGGCCTTCAATTCCCGAGTGGCCTCGTGGCGACGCAGAACGCGGTGCCGCAACAGCAGATGGGCATCGCGACGGCACTCACCGCTTTCTCGCGCCTGCTGGGCGGCGCGGTCGGCGTGGCGGTGCTGACGACGGTGCTCATCGCGCTGCTGCGGCATAGCGGCGTGGCGATGTCGACGGGGCATGCGGGCGAGGATGTGCTGATGAGCATGTTCCGCCGGGCGCTGGGCGGCGCCGACCAGGCCGACGCGGCCGCCGTCCGCGCGGCGGCGGAACACGCGTTTCGCACGCTGTTCCTGCTGAGCGCGGCGGTTTCGCTGATCTCGCCGTTCCTCGTCATGCGACTCAAGGAGGTCGCGCTGCGCGGCAGCCCGGCGGAGGCGGCCAAGGCGGCGGCTGCCGCAGCGGAGTAA